From Apium graveolens cultivar Ventura chromosome 9, ASM990537v1, whole genome shotgun sequence, the proteins below share one genomic window:
- the LOC141684732 gene encoding 24-methylenesterol C-methyltransferase 2-like, translating to MDTLPLLLTAGLIAGGLYWFICILGSAERKGKRAVNLSGGSIDDDKVQDNYDSYWSFFKTPKQIEKTEKVPAFVDTFYNLVTDIYEWGWGQSFHFSPSIPGKSNLESTQIHEEMAVDLLNVKPGHKILDAGCGVGGPMRAIAAHSGANVVGITINEYQVNRARLHNKKAGLDGLCEVVCGNFLEMPFEDNSFDGVYSIEATCHAPKLEDVYAEIYRVLKPGALYVSYEWVTTEFYDGKNEEHVEIIQGIERGDALPGLRHYTDIAEIAKKVGFEVVKEKDLAKPPARPWWTRLKMGRIAYWRNHILVMILSFLGIAPKGTVDVHEMLFVTADYLTRGGETKIFTPMHMILCRKPV from the coding sequence ATGGATACTCTCCCATTACTATTAACAGCCGGTTTAATCGCCGGAGGTTTATACTGGTTCATCTGCATCTTGGGCTCCGCCGAACGGAAAGGCAAACGCGCCGTCAATCTCTCCGGCGGCTCCATCGACGACGACAAAGTCCAAGATAATTACGACAGTTATTGGTCTTTTTTTAAAACCCCTAAACAAATTGAAAAAACTGAAAAAGTTCCTGCTTTTGTAGACACTTTTTACAATCTTGTTACTGATATTTATGAATGGGGTTGGGGTCAATCTTTTCATTTTTCCCCTTCTATACCCGGAAAATCGAATCTTGAATCTACCCAGATCCATGAAGAAATGGCTGTAGATCTATTGAATGTTAAGCCTGGTCACAAGATTCTTGATGCTGGCTGTGGTGTTGGTGGTCCAATGCGTGCTATTGCTGCTCATTCCGGTGCCAATGTGGTTGGAATTACTATTAATGAGTATCAAGTTAATCGGGCTCGGTTGCATAATAAGAAAGCTGGGTTGGATGGATTGTGTGAAGTAGTGTGCGGGAATTTTCTTGAAATGCCTTTTGAGGATAATAGTTTTGACGGTGTTTATTCAATTGAGGCTACTTGTCATGCTCCCAAGTTGGAGGATGTTTATGCTGAGATTTATCGGGTTTTGAAACCGGGTGCTTTGTATGTTTCGTATGAGTGGGTTACTACGGAATTTTATGATGGGAAGAATGAGGAACATGTGGAGATTATTCAAGGGATTGAGAGGGGGGATGCGTTGCCGGGGTTGAGGCATTACACTGATATTGCTGAGATTGCGAAGAAAGTTGGGTTTGAAGTTGTTAAGGAGAAGGATTTGGCCAAACCACCGGCTAGACCCTGGTGGACGAGGTTGAAGATGGGGAGGATTGCTTATTGGAGGAACCATATTCTTGTTATGATTTTATCGTTTTTGGGGATTGCACCCAAAGGAACTGTGGATGTTCATGAGATGTTGTTTGTCACTGCAGATTACTTGACTAGAGGCGGTGAGACTAAGATTTTTACTCCTATGCATATGATTCTCTGCAGAAAACCCGTATAA